Genomic DNA from Carassius gibelio isolate Cgi1373 ecotype wild population from Czech Republic chromosome B14, carGib1.2-hapl.c, whole genome shotgun sequence:
ACCCCTCCCTTTTTTAACGCTTTCCTCTGGGGACCGCATtgttcagcaccacggacagcgacACGTCTATCCAAATGTCCGTCGCCACGGTAACGGACTGGGGGCAGGGAGGAGGTGCATGATGCTGCAGCCTGTAATTTGATGCACAGAGAAGAGGCTCAGCTCGCCAGATCCGGGCAGTctatgtcaaacacacacacactgtaaacaaagaaatgtataaaaatcTGATCGCCTTTGTATGAAATGAGAACATGTGTGATTGATGTGTATTTTGATCTCTACTACCACAAAAAAcgtctgtataaaaataaaaataaaaaaagagcctTAGATGTGAGTCACTTCGCTCTGCCCCCTGGTGCCTCTGTCTGGAATGAGGTTTGTGCAGATATGGGAAAGCTCATACGTAAGCAGCTGTGATGAGAGGGAGAGCAGAACAAATGAGGCTGGTGGGGCCGAGTATGTCACGTGATTTGTGTAACTCAACCACAAGGTGTCACTGCTCACCATGCAGTTAGACACCAGACCACTTCCTTATTAATTCTAGTTAGTTCTCTTAAAACAtgataaatcattatttaaacgCATATTTCAAGAAAGGGatattttttacaacatttttttttacattatgtatgtatgtatatatttatttatttattatctaatGAGATATTCCATTCTCTTTTAGTATAGTAGTGCAATGGGTGTTGTGATGCCTTACTTGCATAATTATAAACTGTATAATTGTAAAtggtataatattatttataataataacaatatctttttttcttttttggtccaCAATAACATCACAATAAGATGCACTGTGAAAGAAATGATGCAGTTCTACAAAGTCGCTGTGAGTGGCGCTACAATACCAATCATCTCTGACAGTCGTGTTCAGCAGATTTACATCGTGGGCTGTCTTGTCAGACATGACTATGGCTTTGAACAATGAGCAACCAGGAGGATTTTAGATATGTCTATTAAACTGTAATTTGCAATAGCATAGATGAGTCGGCCGCATTTGCTAAAACTATTTTTAGCGGGGTTCAGAGAAAACATGGCGAGCGAAAATAAAATAGTATGGGTGAGCAAAATGATTTATCTGATGTGCCTGCTGTATATATCCGGAAGAAATGCTGCCCAGATAAACTATTCCATTCAAGAAGAATCGAAAACCGGAGTCATTGTAGGGAACATCGCAAAGGATTTAGGATTTGAACCGATTTTATTGGAAAACAGGAATTTGCGTATCGTTGCTGGGACAAAGCAAGAGCTCTTTCGGGTAAATCATAAAGACTGCGCTTTGTTTGTGAACCAGCGGATAGACAGAGAAGAGCTGTGCGCTAAAACCAACCCCTGTCTCATTCATCTGAAAGCAGTGATAGAAAATCCACTCGAAATGCACCAGGTATCAGTTGACATTATCGACGTCAATGATAATCCACCGAGCTTTTTGGACGAAAACTATAAATTGGAAATACTTGAATCTGCAATGATAGGGGCACGATTTCAATTAGAAACAGCGCACGACCCGGATATAGGCTCAAATAATTTGCAATCATATAAACTGAGCCAAAATCTTTATTTTCGTTTAGAAACGGAAGACATGGGAGACGAAGGTAAGATACCTGTccttattttacaaaaaacacTTGACAGAGAGAAAAGCGCAAGACATGATCTAATATTAACTGCGACAGACGGTGGCAAGCCACAGAAATCAGCTACTGTAAATATTACAATCATTGTGTCAGACGTTAATGATAATACTCCCGTCTGtgataaacaaaaatacacagtGACTGTGAAAGAAAATGCACCCGAAGGTACATTTCTGCTCCGCGTCAATGCTTCAGATTTAGATGAAGGACTAAACGGAGATATTGAATACTCTTTACGGAACAAGTTCAGGAACGGGGCATCCGAGgtttttgatttagatagtttgaCGGGGGAATTAAAGATTAAAGGTGGGCTAAATTTTGAGGAAAGGCAGGTTTATGAGCTAAAGATACTGGCTGCGGATAAGGGAGCCGTCTCTTTGTCTACACAGTGTAATGTGTTTGTAAATGTTGAGGATGTCAACGACAACAGACCTGAGATTGACGTCACTTCAGTATCCAGCCACATTCCCGAGGATGCGCCTCCTGGGACTGTCGTAGCTTTGATGGGAGTTACAGACCTGGATTCAGGTATTAACGGAAAGATAGTTTGCTCTCTGCCTAAGGATATACCTTTTGACCTCAAGCCGTCGCCTGATGGAAACTTTTATTCTTTGGTGACTAAAGAATACATTGACAAAGAATCAAAATCGTCATATGATATCACTTTAACAGCTAAAGATTTAGGAACTCCGTCGTTAACATCAACAAGATCCATTCACGTCGATGTAACTGATGTTAACGACAACACCCCTACATTTGCTCAAAGCCCATATACATTCTACGTGGTTGAAAACAACAAACCAGGAATTGCTGTCTTCTCATTAAGTGCAGTTGATATAGATGAGGGTGAAAACGCACGTGTATCGTATTCAATTGATCGAATGAATTCAGACCAAACAATGACATCTTTCCTGAGTATTAATGAGGCGAATGGTGCCGTTTACTCTTTGAAGAGCTTTGATTTTGAAACTACTAAAAAGTTTCAGTTCCATGTTCTCGCTACAGACTCTGGATCTCCGTCTCTGAGCAGTAACGTGACAGTGAACGTGTTTATTCTGGATCAGAACGACAATGTTCCAGTGATCTTATATCCAGTCAGCGCTAACGGTTCTGCTGAGGGTGTGGAAGAGATTCCCCGTAATGTGAACACAGGTCATTTGGTCACTAAAGTCAGAGCCTATGACGCAGATATAGGATACAACGGCTGGTTATTATTTTCACTGCAGGAAGTTAGTGACCACAGTCTCTTTGGGTTGGACCGCTACACAGGACAGATAAGGACCCTTCGCTCATTCACAGAAACAGACGAGGCCCAGCATAAACTGATCATACTGGTCAAAGACAATGGGAACGTTTCTCTCTCAGCAACAGCGACTGTGATTGTCAAAGTTGTGGAGCCCAAAGAGGCTTTTGCAGCTTCTGATgtgaaaaacacagtaaaagaCGAGGAGGAAAACAATGTGACATTGTACTTGATGATCACTTTGGGCTCGGTTTCAGTGCTTTTTGTCATCAGCATCATCGTGTTGACTGTAATGCAGTGCTCTAAATCGACAGACTATTCATCCAAGTATTTACAGGATACAAATTACGACGGGACTCTGTGTCACAGCATCCAGTACAGATCTGGAGAGAAACGGTACATGTTAGTTGGACCCAGAATGAGTATCGGCTCTACTATAGTCCCAGGCAGTAATGGAAATACTCTAGTGATCCCAGATCGCAGGAGGAGAGATTCTGGAGAGGTAAGATGCATCTTCAATAATAACAGTTATCTTTATAAGATTGCACGTGTGTGTATTCCAGGGCTGGTGTCCTGTAGAATtagttccaaccctaatcaaacacacctgatctaGATAATCAAAGTATTCAATGCtatttaaaaattatgaacaggTCTTGGAAGTAAACTATGCAGATCAGGAGTTGACTAGCCCTGGTGTGTCCTTGTCGAAgagctgtccgtggtgctgaaattAAGGTGGATAAAAAGCTAAACGCAAACTTCTGATAAAAAGTGACCAATTCGGTCACTTCTAAAACCAGAAGGTAATAAAATACGTGACACTGACTAAAGTGTGTGACAATAATTCTGATAATAATTTGtggttcatttaaatgaatgtacATATGAGTTTAGTAACAAATTGATCAGTTCCAGTTGATAacatgatcatttaaaaaaaaaaaaaaataataatatatatatatatatatatatatatatatatatatatatatatatatattatttagcatCTGTTGTATGCTACTgttgtaagaaaaaaaacatctactTAGCACAAACCACTGACATCATTATTTAAAGTCACATCAGTAGAAAACATACATTGTGCAAATACCTTTATCCATTGTTGTGAATAGCCAAATAGACAACTATCTTTGGCCAATAATGACTATGATGCAATGTAAGAGTTTCAACAGATTGAAGTAAAACACAAATGTACCAAATTAAAATGACAAGTTTCAAAGAAAGTGACATTTCAATATTTggtaacaaacaaagaaacattaaTTATCTCATAAAGTTCTCTCAATCTCAATCATAGTGGCTCGATAAGCCCACTGGCAACTATAGTTGCCGCAGTTTATAATTGTCATTTTCCTTTTGTAAGTATTTTTCTAGATGTTATCCATGTTATATTTCTCAATGACATGCAAATAAACAACCAAATAAaggatttcaagaaaaaataaaataaaataataataataaggtatcCACTTCCATCCTGTCACATGAGGCTGTCAACTTTCTATCCCTACTTCCAGGAAGCATGGCTAAGGGCAAACACTCCCAAagaaatttatttttcatattactaATACGTTTTTATTGttgatatatatatcaatataatcATGAAGGTCTTTAGAAtcatccaaacaaaacaaatcttccAGGAGATCTATAGTTTTTTGTGAACTTAGTCAAATGTCCAAGAGGAAACTATAGTTGCCAGTGGGCAAATAACTTGCATGTCATGGGGAAATGGTGTATACtgtgttaacaggttaataaatcAAGGTTATTGGTCTTGTTTAGTGCTTTTTCCTTTCATAATATCCCACCTAAAACATaacttaaccctttaactgaCATCTCTACTGTACAGTAGAACAAATCTGTCAAAAGGTGGAGACGAGAGAGCAATCTTTCCACAGCTCTACTGCCCctcttttgtttctgtttttgccaTGGGGGATGACAGCAGCAGTTTACTAACTTCAGTCAGTCACACAAAAGCAAGAATGGAAACATAATGAGCTAACACATGGGATTAATTGATGTTGATGTTTTTCACCCTTTTATGAAATTATGTCTAGTAAGGGGCAAAATATTGAGGCCCCTTTATCCATTTTCGATGCGTTTCATTCTAATTTGTCAAGTACCCTAATTCATTTTATGACAAGTAGCTTATGATTCATTTGTAATGCTGAAATTCAAACAAGTAATGAATTTACATTATGATATGAAATCACCTATTACAGTTAGCCACTGAGTACTATTGGTCTAAAAAATGCCTAATTTTCTTTCAGgtatacctttttttattatatatagatgtaatattttcttaattctatttattttcatttatttatttgcccatCGGCAACTATAATTGCCGcacatttaaatatgattttcaagaaaataaactaaaacctggggaaaataaatgcagaacatgTTCATATAGGACACTATTGACATGACTATATGCATGAAatcattcagaaaaaaattggGCACCGATGGGTTAAAAAAAGGTATTGAACACAaccatctatacacacacacacacacacagagagagagatagagagatagagaccCATCAGAGAAACTAGTGAGTGTTTGTTGGTTGACATGGTTTTCATGTTTCCTATTACTGAAACTCTTTATTATCGTCTATATTCGCAGTTAGACTCAAGGTGTCAGTATTATACAAGGAAACCTTTTTAAAATGTCCCTCCTCTTCGAGACGTCACACAGTTGCTCCTTTCCACCAAAAGCGCAATTCTGCGTTGTTGAAACATACAACATACAACCTTGTTGTCTGTGTGGATTATGGTGAATTTGTTTTACAAAgaaatattcaacattttatggcATCTCGGAGAATTCACTCATGAAGAAATCACAAGGGGGATTATAATTTGTTTTCTGATAAGCGTTTGAATCATAATGGAACACGAAGGACAAAAGCGCAGGTGGGAGAGCTGGAGGATCgctttgtgtttctcttttctgctGTGTTTCGAAGAGCATGTTTCTGCTCAGATAAGATACACTGTTCGAGAGGAGGTAAAAGATGGAACCGTTGTTGGGAATATTGCAAAGGATTTGGGCCTTGATGTCGGTTCTTTGTCGGCCAGGCGGTTCCGTATTGTATCTGGGTCCAGTGACGATATTTTTCAGGTAAATCAGAACGGCGTCTTGCACGTTCATAAGAAAATCGACCGAGAGTCTCTGTGTGATAGTTATAGCGCATGTGTGATAAATCTGAAGATAGTTGTAGAAAATCCTCTTGAAATACATTATATTGCAGTGGAAGTAACCGATGTAAATGACAATTCGCCCAGTTTTACTGAACACGAGAAACGACTGGAGATTTCAGAATCGACTGCTCAAGGGACGCGTTTTCAGCTTAAGGCCGCCCATGACCCGGATGCAGGGGTAAATTCTGTTCGTATTTACAAATTAACTCAGAATGAACACTTTGATCTAGAAGTCAAAAATCAGGGAGAA
This window encodes:
- the LOC127971269 gene encoding protocadherin gamma-A11-like, with product MASENKIVWVSKMIYLMCLLYISGRNAAQINYSIQEESKTGVIVGNIAKDLGFEPILLENRNLRIVAGTKQELFRVNHKDCALFVNQRIDREELCAKTNPCLIHLKAVIENPLEMHQVSVDIIDVNDNPPSFLDENYKLEILESAMIGARFQLETAHDPDIGSNNLQSYKLSQNLYFRLETEDMGDEGKIPVLILQKTLDREKSARHDLILTATDGGKPQKSATVNITIIVSDVNDNTPVCDKQKYTVTVKENAPEGTFLLRVNASDLDEGLNGDIEYSLRNKFRNGASEVFDLDSLTGELKIKGGLNFEERQVYELKILAADKGAVSLSTQCNVFVNVEDVNDNRPEIDVTSVSSHIPEDAPPGTVVALMGVTDLDSGINGKIVCSLPKDIPFDLKPSPDGNFYSLVTKEYIDKESKSSYDITLTAKDLGTPSLTSTRSIHVDVTDVNDNTPTFAQSPYTFYVVENNKPGIAVFSLSAVDIDEGENARVSYSIDRMNSDQTMTSFLSINEANGAVYSLKSFDFETTKKFQFHVLATDSGSPSLSSNVTVNVFILDQNDNVPVILYPVSANGSAEGVEEIPRNVNTGHLVTKVRAYDADIGYNGWLLFSLQEVSDHSLFGLDRYTGQIRTLRSFTETDEAQHKLIILVKDNGNVSLSATATVIVKVVEPKEAFAASDVKNTVKDEEENNVTLYLMITLGSVSVLFVISIIVLTVMQCSKSTDYSSKYLQDTNYDGTLCHSIQYRSGEKRYMLVGPRMSIGSTIVPGSNGNTLVIPDRRRRDSGEVRCIFNNNSYLYKIARVCIPGLVSCRISSNPNQTHLI